The genomic region GtgcgtttttcttttttcttggtATAgtttagtgtgtgtgtttttttgcttCGTGTAGTGGtgtgtctgttgttgttttttgctttgtgtgttttttttgcttcacgtagttttttttgtgtgtgttttgctTCATGTAGTTTTGTGTGTGATTTTTTGCTTGGTgtagttttgtgttttttttttgcttcatgtagttttgtgtgtgtgttattttgCTTCGTGtagttttgtgtgtgtttttttttgctttgtgTAGATTTGTGTGTGTATGGTTTTTTGCTTGGTGTAGTTTTGTATGTGGGTTTGTTTGCTCTGTGTAgcggtgtgtgtgtgtgtgtttttgctTCGTGtagtggtgtgtgtgtgtgtgtgtgtgtgttttgctTCATGcagttttgtgtgtgtttttttgtgcttCATGtagttttgtgtgtgtgtatttttgcttcgtgtaattttgtgtgtgttttttttttgcttggtGTAGTtttgtgtgtatgttttattttccttGGTGtagttttgtgtgtgtttttttgcttGGTGtagttttgtgtgtgtgttgttttgctttttgtagttttgtgtgtgtttttgctTTGAGTAGTTTTGTGTGTGCTTTTGCCTTTTGaagttttgtgtgtgtgtttgctttttgtagttttgtgtgtgtttttgctTTGAGTagttttgtgtgtgtttatttttgctttatttagttttgtgtgtgtgttttttgctttatgtagtttgtgttttttttttcgctttatgtagttttgtgttgttgttttttgctttttgtagtttgtgtgttttattgctttgtgtagttttgtgtgtttttgttctgGTTTTAAGTTAACCACTTTAACCATTgctttattttctgtaaatgcGAGTATATACTGATACTCTACTACATCTACCAAGCCCTCAGGCGGAGGGTACACCTGTATTGTGGCCGCAACTTAACATCAATAACTCAATTGAGTTCTAAGTAGgttgatttttgttttcgtttagaaatatttataattgattcATGGCAGACAAATCTATTGGAAGGTGTTACCCTTTGCCCTTTCTATCCAGAGGTTTAAATACCCAAATGGCACACTCCTGATCGGTATTGCCAAGCCTGAGATAAAAACTattcttatattaaaaaaatctctaTGGCGACATAGCCATTAGCGTAATCCGATGTTGCTGTTTCTCCTTGTAATTTCGTCGTAATAAGCATAATCTAATGAATGTGGTTCTTTGTCATTAAAACCGGTATACTAATCATTTTCAAGGATATTAAACAGGACAAAACAAACTCTTTTTTCGATGAGCATCTTATGTTCTAATATTTCATcgtaataattatttaatatacaatgCATTTATTCCGGTTACGTTCAGCTCCAAAACTatatatcaaaatcatttttgtaatggcggccatcttgaattTTGCCAGCCATTTAGGATGAATCTAGAGTGGGTCCTGAGCTTCTTCCAATCATAGCTCATAGATTATGCAAGTGAACaaagtttcaaaattttaaacctatgtttacatttttttttaaaagatcaaCTGACAATAACGACCCCAACATAAAATAACGTTGGACAATAGTTGGATTTGAAAGTGTTTCAGACGTCATGTCTCAATGGAGTGGTATGGCCATTACTAAATTAAAGGTATCTGTTAAATCCAACGcgatattaatataaattgaataaaaatgacaattgtATGATATTTCAACGTAAAAACATGTCGGTTCAATTTATAATCAAATTCCAAAATCTTAAATTatgaagtttttgttttatattcacatGCTACTTAGACAGAACTTagtattaatacattttacatgtaattcattaaacataatttatgacACCCATTGCTTAGGATCAGAAAGAGTTCTGTTATAGATACTCGCTGATGTTTCATAAAATGGTCGtttttatgacgaaataaagtgtggcaaatcattaggaggaTTGTTAAAACTAATACACTGATGGCTAGAACCCTTAAACAAATGTTCGTATATtctcaaatattgtatttaattttgaattatctAGACTAATACCATTTGGCCAATGGTGAAGccacttaaaataataaaatgaacaatgtagatacatttatacagacaaatacattataaGATACGAAGTTAGTCCTGGATAACAGTTCAGTGTCTGTTTTTGCATATGCAAgcaacatattattatatagtatgccttacataaatgtgtcccttcttggagtatataaagttgatcggtccataaattaatgtattttaataagaatCCAGTtgttatgacgtcagcggtccatataatgttttttgCCGGTCCGGAGCTcgccaaaatatatattatggacagctgttcggtataatatataaaatataaaacaccaCTTCAAGCCATATGGCATTGTAAGAACCGGCCAGTCggccccgaaggtgaatggaccgaGGCGTATACActttcgggggctgactggccggtacttataatgtcatatgaccctcagtggtgtgtaatatttcttaaatatagcaCGATAAGGGAAGaggtatatatttttacaacgaCTTTTGTTcttgcatttataaacatagatacatcgaaaatgattttttacaaaatgcatcGGGTGTACAGAGAAggattttgtttgcaattttaattttaatgtagTATGAtgttaactcatttgacttcaaatgaaaacaaatcaaaacatataatttgtgtaCTGATAAAGAATTTAACCTTTTTGAATGTTCTTTATATGTAATCTTACATACTTACCACCAATTcccatatttaataaaataactaaaaataatttttcatctGTACGCAAACCATATGCTGTTTTGATCATAATAAGTCAAatcatttaacataataaagcatcacaattaaacaaataacaacattttgttgGCTTCAACCTATATTGAGTTTACGACTTTACAATGAAAACGCTACACTGTCGcttcattcggagctcctcggccattttttcaaaaacaacctcggatgtatatggacggtttacatacttaaaaagtggtacgtttaagtccgctgcaaatagatcgcgtagtattcttatttagtagttaaaatttatgacttaactcgtgggaatcgtaattatgtttgcaataatacacttcactggcaatcaatttaaactgagagcaatgaatacaactcttaaacactacatttaattaatgcttttattcaaaaaaatacggactacttcaacagatgtaccggcatacatccgaagttgtttttgaaaaaatggccgaggagttccgaatgactgTCGCTTAAAAAATAGTTATCCGGTTTCACTTTTAAAACCAATTGGCATATCCGCTTTAACCACAATTGTCAGTTTTTATAAGTAGATGCATGGAGCGAACgctttttatattgttaactgCTCAAATAGCATTTAGTTAAAATCTAACTGTGAGTATTTTGAGTTGtgtgaaattaatatttcactTGCTTTAACTATTTACTTTACCAACGAATCAATTTGCTTCTTTTGTTTGTTCTATCCGACGGAGTATATTATGAAGTTTACGATAAACCTAACAGTGCTGACTTATTTATAGAACACATTCAATCATTGACCAGCAAGACATGATTACCGATGTCGAGTCTTTCCTGCATTGAAATGATAAAGCGTGGCTACAAATTTATATTCATAGGACTAGCAGTGGTatgcatttttgtgtttgttcCTCGTTACATGAGGGGAGAGGCTGTTCCCCGTAGGCTGGACATGTTGCCGCGGATGGACGTGCGGGCGGTTTTAAGTGATTCAGCGGAAAAGCTGCTACTTTATTGGAAGCCATTTAATGGAAATGGGTTTTTAATCCCAGAACAGAACTGTTTGAAAAGATGTCCAGTGAAATGTAACATAACAGATGACAAAAGCATGTTCTATGACGCTGATTTAATAAATTACCACCTGACGGATTTATGGCCGGATAACTGGCACATCGGTACATCAAAGACGATTGAATTTCCGGCATATCGCCGAAAGGAACAGATTTGGGTGGTCACTAACCAAGAGCCTCCTTCAAACTTGTTTGGAAATCTCAGGGTTTTTAATAGACTGTTTAACTGGACTATGTGGTACCGAACTGATTCATTGGTTCCTTTACAGTATGGGTGGTCAGTTGCTTTGACAGAAGATGAGTCGTCCAGTTCAACAAAAGATTTGGAACAACGTAACTTCTACCGAGAGAAAAGTAGAAACATTACTGGTAGGATTAGTAACTGTGGGGACGCCTCGAGGAGATACAGATTGGTTCACAAAATGCAACAACATCTGGATATCGATATGTATGGCGGATGTTACTCCAAAAAATGTTATCATGAAAACTGCAACCAACCTTTAGAAGAATACCGATTCTACCTAGCCTTTGAGAACTCACTGTGCACTGATTATGTCACTGAAAAATACTGGGATGCTATAAGTAGGGATCAAATTCCAATTGTTAACTGGGATTATCAGCACGTGAAAAATGTAGTTATTCCTAATTCTTTTATCAGCGTCCATGACTTTGGAGACATCAAGTCTTTCGTTGAATACTTAGAACAGGTGATGACAAATGAAACTCTTTACAATAGTTATTTCGACTGGCGGCGCCACTTCCGGGTTGAGCGGCGCTGCTCTAGTTGCCTGCTTTGCCAGGCCCTTTACTCGGATATCTCGAGACAGATTGTGGCCGACCTAGAAGGCTGGGTACGCGCGGACATATGTCCCAAAGTACAGGTACGTGTGTGTTAGATACCGACCGAACTATCCAAAGTTGTTACAGTCCATGGTATATAGTATGAACGGTCCAAGGTCGAGACATTACTTATACTGAAATGTCCACGGCCTTAACGGTCCATTGGCCAAATAGTTTCAACCATGAACATCATAATTAATTCATTGCTTTGAAAATCGAGTTATTGTCAATTGATTTCTGAAAGACAATTAATTCGTCATTTCAGGAGTTGAATAAGCTGGTGTTGAATATCGATCAACGACTCTTTGAGTGGGGAATATGATCCACTAATGTCAGTAGTCTATGGACTTGGCATTCTGCTGAACTATCGACCGATATAGACGTTTAAAGTGTAACTATGAACGGGTGGATGTTCCAAATGATCCCACCACATGCGACTGTTCTGTGATTTCCGTATTGGTTCGGGAAAGAACATTCGAAGTAATGCACCAGTAATACCCCGGATTTTGGGATGTGTTGAGTTCACAAAACAACTATATAATGCCTTCACACTTAAAATATTCTTCCTGTAAAGCTAAATTTCCCAAGTAAACAATTCACTAAAGAAGCCAaaattgtttatgataaaaatactaaatatttcaaagaaatactGTGAACAGTACTTTGCTATCTATTTGCAACATGGTGCACATGAATTATTACTTCCGAGTTACATAAGTATAAAGGGATGGTGGCATGAAATATTGATGACTTAGTGCATGTGTTTTACATGCACATCAACTTCAGAGAAGATCAAAGAGATATGACGATGATGgaattatgtcgaaaatcgaTCGTTTACGATTGAGTTAGTCAATAGTCGATTGCATAATCACTGGATCGATGTTTTCTACCAGGCTGTTAGTcataaaaattggaaaaatatattgGAACAACACTATACGTTATTTTGTATTCAGCTTATAACCTCAAGCTTAAAtacaattgaattaaaacacGTTTCCGAACCTTTCATTTCgatttcatcataaaaaaatcatcgaTGGCCTAACTGTAATTTTCGGTGATCGATTATATCTTTTGATCGATTTTCAAATCATGAAAGATCGTCGGATTTCTAAAACTGAATTCCGAGATTGAGTGTGATTATAGCTATTGTCGAAATGGTGAATATGCAATGAGTTATTAGCTGTAAATACGCGTATTGTGGAATTTTGATTGAATGGCTTTGTTTGTTGACACTGTAAACGTTGAAGCAACATTATCCCTTTCTTCAAGTGTCTGTTCAAACAGAATACTTCATGTATATGAGCTCATTGTATTTAAACAGGATGGTACGAAAGTCAAGTTGGCGTGAGAAAACTTCCCGGTTTATttgtaattatgtatttattgctCAACCgcaaactatttatttacactCGCGCGTTTGTTCTTGTGTTATATGAATGCCAtcggaaatgaatttcatttccttttagtatgtccaaaatatctacgaaaacaattctttaaaccatacttttgccattggccaacaaaacaaaagtttattacCCCTTTGTTCTCAGACAACGATAAAAACAATGCACATTGTtcgtaaatatttatatcatgcatttttgttacGATCGAGAACCTAATTTTCACTGGCGTTAATAACACGTTTCAGCAAAGTAGAACTGTTTCCGTCACAGTGTTAATATACTAAAcacagttttattttgaacttttCAGGTAGTTCATTATTGAATGATGCTTCCAAATTAATATCTTATACTTCCTGAATTGTTTGCACTGAGATACACAGAAAATGGGGTTTTGTAAGGGGTGAAATCCAGGcaacaataaacaattgtatgcctgatttttcttgaaattgtgTGATAACCTACTTAAAA from Mya arenaria isolate MELC-2E11 chromosome 3, ASM2691426v1 harbors:
- the LOC128229073 gene encoding 3-galactosyl-N-acetylglucosaminide 4-alpha-L-fucosyltransferase FUT3-like is translated as MSSLSCIEMIKRGYKFIFIGLAVVCIFVFVPRYMRGEAVPRRLDMLPRMDVRAVLSDSAEKLLLYWKPFNGNGFLIPEQNCLKRCPVKCNITDDKSMFYDADLINYHLTDLWPDNWHIGTSKTIEFPAYRRKEQIWVVTNQEPPSNLFGNLRVFNRLFNWTMWYRTDSLVPLQYGWSVALTEDESSSSTKDLEQRNFYREKSRNITGRISNCGDASRRYRLVHKMQQHLDIDMYGGCYSKKCYHENCNQPLEEYRFYLAFENSLCTDYVTEKYWDAISRDQIPIVNWDYQHVKNVVIPNSFISVHDFGDIKSFVEYLEQVMTNETLYNSYFDWRRHFRVERRCSSCLLCQALYSDISRQIVADLEGWVRADICPKVQELNKLVLNIDQRLFEWGI